The nucleotide window TGTCCAGTTGGCCTTGCGTCTGTGTTTCCTGGCTGATGCGCAATTCCAGAATCGGATCGCGCAGGCTTTGAATTTGTTTTAATACCACGCCCGTGCCGATGCTGAGTCTCCCAAGCACCACCGGGTCGCCGGGTGTGAGGTCGGGACGCTTCCGTGAGAATCCCGGGGTGTTGGCGTTGGCGACATTGTTCGCGGAGGTTTCGAGTTGCTGTTGGCTGACCAGGAGCGCGCTTAAGGCAATCGAAAGGGAACCATTTAGTCCGGACATGATTGCACTCCTGCCTGCGGTTGAGTGGCCATGTGCAGCAGGTTCAGCTCGGGTGCGTAGGTGGTTGCGTGCGTGTCGGCCATGTGCGCCACGATGGCAAGGCTCCGTTGGAGATGACGAAGCAGGGAGCAGTGCACGCGCGTGAGATGCCGGATGCGAACCGTGAGGGCCTCGAACTCGCGGTTATGATCCGTCGAAGGGGCGGGTGGCATCGAAGAGCGAGAGGCCGCATCGACCAGCGACAATGACCCTCGCTCGGATTCGTGACGCAACTGGTCTTCGAGCAAACTCCACTGGCGGCATAGTTCGGCCTGATGGGCGGCGCCGCGGGCAATCTTTTCAGCATCATTCTCGGAGAGTGCGAGCTGGCTCATTTCGAGGCTGGCCGCGAGATCGCGCAGCAGAAAGAGCCTGGTCGAGATCAGGTCGCCGGGCTGGGTTAGGACTGCGTCCATATCAGGCCAAATCGTCAAGTTGATGCGGGTTCGGTTCCGTATTCTCTTCGTCGGCATCCGGCTTTACAGGCGGAGACGGCCGGCGACGGCGTGGAGGAGGCTCGTACTCGCCAGACTGTTTTTCTCTGACGCGCATGGTTGGATCAAGCCGGTTTGTGATGAGCGGATCCACGCGTTATCCCGTTGGCTGGCCAGCGCTGCCGTTGGTCAAGTCGGCGATGATCGCCGTTGCCAGTTGATTGTCACTGACTGCATACTCGCCTTTTCCCACCGACTGGCGAAGTAAATCCACGCGCTGCTGCCGGACTTCTGGTTGGGCCAGCACCTGACTTTCGAGTGCCCGCACGCGGGCATGATCGAAGGAAAAGTGCGTCTTGTCTTGGGCGGCGAGGGCGCTTCCGTGATCGTTCTGATCCGGAGTGACACGGGCGCGATCGGGTTTGCCGCCGTCCACTGACTTCGTCCCATAATTTGTTAGATCTACTCTCATGGTGCTCACCGGTTCCCTTCTGCGCTATCATCGGCAGATTCTTGGCAAACCTTAATGCTGCTTGGAATCTGCATACACGTAAGGCTGCTATAGGGATCGGCAAATTGCTCAATGGCTTCACTGTTTTGGCCCACTCGGCGGTTCGTTCAAGCCGGGTACTTTCGTTTGCTGCCACTGCTGCAGGATCATCCGGGCGATCCCGATTCCCCCGTGCGCGGACATCGCGGATGCCAAGGCCTGCGTGCCCATGGCAGCATAGTTATCACTGCCGGCTGAGGACTCTCCCGCTGCCCCGGCGAAGCTCTTCTGCAACGATTCGAGCAAGGAACTGAGAAGAACGGCTTCGAAATCCTGGGCTGCCTTTGCAGCTTTCACTTTCCCTGCCGGATGGGTAGAAGGCAGCGCGGGGATCGCAAACGGAATCGAAACACTCATCAGATCACCTCCAAATCCGCGTCGAGCGCTCCTGCTGCCTTGATGGCCTGCAGGATCGAAATTACATCGCGAGCGGTCGCACCCATGTTCTGTAATCCATTGACGAGTTGCTCGACTTTGGCGCCTTCCGCGATCTCGACCCGGCGCACTGGAGCGTCTTTCGTTTGCAGGTCTTGTTGTCCAACCACGGCAGTCTTGCCTTGCGAGAACGGCTCGGGTTGAGACACCTGAATTTCCGTTGTGATCTGCACCGAGAATCCGCCGTGCAGAATGGAAACCGCACCCAGGCGAACATCCTGTCCCATGACCACCGTGCCGGTCCGTTCATTGACGACGACGCGTGCCCGGCGGTGAACGACGACCGCCAGGTTTTCGATCTTTGCCACCACGTTCGAGAGGTTCGGAACGCCTGTGCCGGCAGCATTGATTTCCACTCGGCCGCCATCGCGGGCGATGGCCACATTGTGCCCGAAAGCGAGGTTGATCGCGTCCGAAAT belongs to Acidobacteriota bacterium and includes:
- a CDS encoding flagellar biosynthesis anti-sigma factor FlgM; its protein translation is MSTMRVDLTNYGTKSVDGGKPDRARVTPDQNDHGSALAAQDKTHFSFDHARVRALESQVLAQPEVRQQRVDLLRQSVGKGEYAVSDNQLATAIIADLTNGSAGQPTG
- a CDS encoding rod-binding protein encodes the protein MSVSIPFAIPALPSTHPAGKVKAAKAAQDFEAVLLSSLLESLQKSFAGAAGESSAGSDNYAAMGTQALASAMSAHGGIGIARMILQQWQQTKVPGLNEPPSGPKQ